In Comamonas sp. lk, the following proteins share a genomic window:
- a CDS encoding proteasome-type protease, which yields MTYCVALKLNAGLVFLSDSRTNAGLDQISSFRKAMVYEKPGDRFMVLLAAGNLSITQSVRELLERFQLEDEASGEALTIWNVRSMFDAARVLGAAVRHVYDREAAALQRAGVDFNISMVLGGQIQGETMRLFQVYSAGNFIEATGETPYFQIGESKYGKPVLDRVITLETPLDEAAKCALVSMDSTLKSNLSVGLPLDLIVYEKNRFATDKIVCLDADNPYLRMLHDSWGERLRHVFDSIEDPAWGGGETDAPIRVHSRLAHPLVKVAAPPPLSESAGQHQGAGNLPPTALRQPMVPVQVSLLTAKEYQRMQTEAEQARLQHQGSNFFPKR from the coding sequence ATGACATACTGCGTCGCTCTCAAGCTCAACGCCGGTCTCGTGTTCCTGTCCGATTCGCGCACCAATGCGGGACTGGATCAGATCAGCTCTTTCCGCAAGGCCATGGTCTATGAAAAGCCCGGCGACCGTTTCATGGTGTTGCTGGCGGCCGGTAACCTGTCCATCACGCAGTCCGTGCGCGAGCTGCTGGAGCGCTTTCAGCTCGAGGACGAAGCCAGCGGCGAGGCGCTGACGATATGGAATGTGCGCAGCATGTTCGATGCGGCCCGCGTGCTGGGCGCTGCCGTGCGCCATGTCTATGACCGCGAAGCCGCCGCCCTGCAGCGTGCCGGCGTGGATTTCAATATCTCCATGGTGCTGGGCGGGCAGATCCAGGGCGAGACCATGCGCCTGTTCCAGGTCTATTCGGCCGGCAACTTCATCGAAGCCACGGGCGAGACCCCTTATTTCCAGATCGGCGAATCCAAATACGGCAAACCCGTGCTCGACCGCGTCATCACGCTGGAAACCCCGCTGGACGAAGCCGCCAAGTGCGCACTGGTGTCCATGGACAGCACGCTCAAGTCCAATCTCTCGGTAGGCCTGCCGCTGGACTTGATCGTCTACGAGAAAAACCGTTTCGCCACCGACAAAATCGTCTGCCTGGATGCCGACAACCCCTATCTGCGCATGCTGCACGACAGCTGGGGCGAGCGCCTGCGCCATGTATTCGACAGCATTGAAGACCCGGCCTGGGGCGGTGGCGAAACCGATGCACCGATTCGCGTGCACAGCCGCCTGGCCCATCCGCTGGTCAAGGTGGCCGCGCCCCCGCCGCTGAGCGAATCGGCAGGCCAGCATCAGGGCGCAGGCAATCTGCCCCCTACGGCCTTGCGCCAGCCCATGGTTCCCGTGCAGGTCAGCCTGTTGACGGCCAAGGAGTACCAGCGCATGCAGACCGAGGCCGAGCAGGCACGCCTGCAACACCAGGGCAGCAACTTCTTTCCCAAACGCTGA
- a CDS encoding alpha/beta hydrolase gives MTKATAPTKAQPAEPQTLPVVFAHANSFPLPTYSLLFSLLAQRGIQANGVQRFGHDAKRPVTNHWPHLVDELVEFTESEVKRLGHSVYLLGHSLGGILSFLAASKRPELVRGVLLIDSPLLGGWKANALGLVKQAQIVGSISPGKISQRRRNTWADNAEALSYFRSKKAFAQWHPQVLQDYVEQGLVDEQGKRSLLFSREVETAIYNTLPSNLNSQLRRQPVRCPVSFIGGRSSVEMRQVGMEMTNRITRGRIMMLDGSHLFPMERPEATAAAIEASLLNMEQTLLQKSAT, from the coding sequence ATGACCAAGGCAACTGCCCCCACCAAAGCCCAGCCTGCCGAGCCCCAGACCCTGCCTGTGGTGTTTGCCCATGCCAACAGCTTTCCCCTGCCCACCTACAGCCTGTTGTTTTCCCTGCTGGCCCAGCGCGGCATCCAGGCCAACGGCGTGCAGCGCTTCGGCCATGACGCCAAGCGCCCGGTCACCAACCACTGGCCCCATCTGGTCGATGAGCTGGTCGAATTTACCGAGAGCGAAGTCAAGCGCCTGGGCCATAGCGTCTATCTGCTGGGTCATTCTCTGGGCGGCATTCTGAGCTTTCTGGCGGCATCCAAGCGCCCCGAGCTGGTACGCGGCGTGCTGCTGATCGACTCGCCCCTGCTGGGCGGCTGGAAGGCCAATGCCCTGGGCCTGGTCAAGCAGGCGCAGATCGTGGGCTCCATTTCACCGGGCAAGATCAGCCAGCGCCGGCGCAATACCTGGGCCGACAATGCCGAGGCGCTTAGCTACTTTCGCAGCAAGAAAGCCTTTGCCCAATGGCATCCGCAAGTGCTGCAAGACTATGTGGAGCAAGGCCTGGTGGACGAACAGGGCAAGCGCAGCCTGCTCTTCAGCCGCGAGGTGGAAACCGCCATCTACAACACCTTGCCCAGCAATCTCAACAGCCAGCTGCGTCGCCAGCCCGTGCGCTGCCCCGTGTCCTTTATCGGCGGCCGCTCCTCGGTGGAAATGCGCCAGGTGGGCATGGAGATGACGAACCGCATCACCAGGGGTCGCATCATGATGCTGGACGGCAGCCACCTTTTCCCCATGGAACGCCCCGAGGCCACGGCCGCCGCCATCGAGGCCTCTCTGCTCAATATGGAGCAGACCCTGCTGCAGAAAAGCGCAACCTGA
- a CDS encoding undecaprenyl-diphosphate phosphatase produces the protein MDTLLLLKAAIMGIVEGLTEFLPISSTGHLILAGSLMGFVDAKAKVFEIAIQTGAIFAVMLVYWQKIRSTLVELPTSRQAQKFALNVIIGFLPAVVLALIFGKYIQEHLFTPVVVATTFILGGFVILWAEKRPASATRVQSIDDMTPLDALKVGVVQCFALVPGTSRSGSTIIGGMLMGLSRKAATDFSFFLAMPTLIGAGVYSLYKERALLSMADVPMFAVGLIFSFISAWLCVRWLLRFISTNSFVPFAWYRIVFGIIVLVTAYTGVVNWNH, from the coding sequence GTGGATACTTTATTGCTGCTCAAAGCCGCCATCATGGGCATTGTGGAAGGGCTGACCGAGTTCTTGCCGATTTCCTCAACCGGCCACCTGATTTTGGCGGGCTCGCTGATGGGCTTTGTGGATGCCAAGGCCAAGGTCTTCGAGATTGCCATTCAAACCGGCGCCATTTTTGCCGTGATGCTGGTGTACTGGCAAAAGATTCGCAGCACGCTGGTGGAGCTGCCCACCAGCCGCCAGGCGCAAAAATTTGCGCTCAATGTGATCATCGGCTTCTTGCCCGCCGTGGTGCTGGCGCTGATTTTCGGCAAATACATCCAGGAGCATCTGTTCACCCCCGTGGTAGTGGCGACTACCTTCATCCTGGGCGGCTTTGTGATTCTCTGGGCCGAAAAGCGCCCGGCATCGGCCACCCGCGTGCAGTCGATTGACGACATGACGCCGCTGGATGCGCTGAAGGTGGGTGTGGTCCAGTGCTTTGCCCTGGTGCCCGGCACCAGCCGCAGCGGCTCCACCATCATTGGCGGCATGCTCATGGGCTTGTCGCGCAAGGCCGCCACCGATTTCTCCTTCTTCCTGGCCATGCCCACGCTGATCGGCGCGGGCGTCTACAGCCTCTACAAGGAGAGGGCGCTGCTGTCCATGGCCGACGTGCCCATGTTTGCCGTGGGCCTGATCTTCTCCTTCATCAGCGCCTGGCTGTGCGTGCGCTGGTTGCTGCGCTTCATCTCCACCAACAGCTTTGTGCCCTTTGCCTGGTACCGCATTGTCTTCGGCATCATCGTGCTGGTGACGGCCTATACCGGCGTGGTGAACTGGAACCACTGA
- a CDS encoding PsiF family protein: MKKLLVLAVASLACSMGMAAEDKPKTAQQQLMGTCNTEATGKKGDERKEFMKSCLSDGKKRQQERMKSCNADATGKKGDERKAFMSECLKKS; encoded by the coding sequence ATGAAAAAACTCCTTGTCTTGGCAGTTGCCTCTCTGGCTTGCAGCATGGGCATGGCCGCAGAGGACAAACCCAAAACCGCCCAGCAGCAGCTCATGGGCACTTGCAACACCGAAGCCACGGGCAAAAAAGGCGATGAACGCAAGGAATTCATGAAGTCCTGCCTGTCCGACGGAAAAAAGCGCCAGCAAGAACGCATGAAGTCCTGCAACGCCGATGCAACTGGCAAGAAAGGCGACGAGCGCAAAGCCTTTATGAGCGAGTGTCTGAAAAAGAGCTAA
- a CDS encoding PepSY-associated TM helix domain-containing protein, translating to MRALWTIVHRWVGLFLAGFLVMAGLTGAVLSWDHELDDWLNADMLHTPGKGALKTPLELAAVVQAADPRVDISYMTLGLSPGEAASFMVRPLVDPATAKPYVLDYNTVFVDPVTGAITGHRDSKSVALSQRNLMPWLRNLHESLLSPTFAGSNRWGYWFMGALALLWLADSFWALVLTLPVKRKPAQGKVESANPGKSWWQRWLPSWRIRWGSGAYKLNFDLHRAGGLWIWGVIVVVAFTSFSINLYREVFYPVMSKVSTTTPGPYETLKPAPLGSFIESQISFAKAIEIARLEAAKLGIATPAGGIWYGGDFPFYNISFFDPENEVGAMGMGLSNVYVSSDTGQVLGSYRPWHGTAADVFVQLQLPLHSGRILGTFGRVLMSFVGVMVAMLSITGVVIWWRKRRARRKPGVVIA from the coding sequence ATGCGCGCACTCTGGACGATTGTTCACCGCTGGGTCGGGCTGTTTCTGGCGGGCTTTCTCGTCATGGCCGGACTCACGGGGGCCGTGCTCTCCTGGGATCACGAGCTCGATGACTGGCTCAATGCCGACATGCTGCACACGCCCGGCAAGGGCGCACTCAAAACGCCGCTGGAACTGGCGGCCGTAGTGCAGGCAGCGGACCCGCGCGTGGACATTTCTTATATGACGCTGGGTCTGAGCCCAGGCGAAGCGGCTTCCTTCATGGTGCGCCCACTGGTGGACCCCGCCACGGCCAAGCCCTATGTGCTGGACTACAACACGGTCTTTGTGGATCCGGTGACGGGTGCCATCACCGGCCATCGAGATTCCAAGAGTGTGGCCCTGAGCCAGCGCAACCTCATGCCCTGGCTGCGCAATCTGCATGAAAGCCTGCTCAGCCCCACGTTTGCCGGCAGCAACCGCTGGGGCTACTGGTTCATGGGCGCTCTGGCGCTGTTGTGGCTGGCAGACAGCTTCTGGGCGCTGGTGCTGACGCTGCCGGTCAAAAGAAAGCCGGCGCAGGGCAAGGTCGAGAGCGCCAATCCCGGCAAATCCTGGTGGCAGCGCTGGCTGCCTTCCTGGCGCATCCGCTGGGGCTCGGGTGCCTACAAGCTCAACTTTGACTTGCACCGTGCCGGCGGCCTGTGGATCTGGGGCGTGATCGTGGTGGTGGCCTTTACCTCGTTCTCGATCAATCTCTACCGCGAGGTGTTCTATCCGGTGATGAGCAAGGTCTCCACCACCACACCGGGGCCGTATGAAACTCTCAAGCCCGCGCCACTGGGCAGCTTTATCGAGTCCCAAATCTCGTTTGCCAAGGCCATAGAGATTGCCAGGCTGGAAGCTGCCAAGCTGGGCATTGCCACGCCGGCCGGCGGCATCTGGTATGGCGGCGATTTCCCGTTCTACAACATCTCCTTCTTCGACCCCGAGAACGAGGTTGGCGCCATGGGCATGGGTCTGTCCAATGTCTATGTGAGTTCGGACACCGGCCAGGTGCTGGGCAGCTATCGTCCCTGGCATGGCACGGCGGCCGATGTCTTTGTGCAGTTGCAGCTGCCGCTGCACAGCGGGCGCATTCTGGGCACTTTCGGTCGCGTGCTCATGTCTTTTGTCGGTGTGATGGTGGCCATGCTGTCCATCACCGGGGTGGTGATCTGGTGGCGCAAGCGCCGCGCGCGGCGCAAGCCAGGCGTGGTGATCGCCTGA